A window of the Panulirus ornatus isolate Po-2019 chromosome 63, ASM3632096v1, whole genome shotgun sequence genome harbors these coding sequences:
- the LOC139745907 gene encoding uncharacterized protein: protein MFYEGARSYALYSYAFMYRLKSHSKQHTGERPYKCTICKNRFLRLACLKVHYKKHLEEKPFERSVYKKRTRCSSYLCRHRKRRTKHSPKDSGMLNKTEGRFKKTKGESLRLKDRECHQCYVCKEKGMTSRNYSGPAEICQKEKSYKCHLCGKKLQGFTRLRSHLRIHTDEKPYKCSLCAKAFTEYSGLQKHKKALSCENPYQRKVCEQSLKLHTQSHKSDPSSRPNKGQRKKSSRMFHSNAYENSFVKRKDVKFKCSVCNKMFVCSSHLKRHIMKHSDAKPYVCKLCNKRFKLKGWLIRHCKFVHKKRYENSVRMEYACEHCGKVLSYDDAVIHKKCIRCRKCGETFYCSHMFYCHTVISCRNEFHLEAAVSKDIESSNTSFKARHMKKDLDEFEESLNGGSYVLPYKFQNPVDVLQNYIISNSSLDFNGSQVYIDTVPSVRNSRDFNDMTCHDIGDFNWQNKTVTSGKSDLELRKGCIWDTVYITPETVCACIECNVCGETFDNETAYTYHNMQHFLAHKGHQCLLCGNIIADMMNFIDHATSHITSG, encoded by the coding sequence atgttctatgaaggtgcgcgttcatatgcactttattcgtatgcaTTTATGTACCGCTTGAAGTCTCATTCAAAACAACATACAGGTGAGAGGCCATACAAATGCACAATATGCAAAAATCGATTCTTGCGGCTTGCATGCCTGAAAGTGCATTACAAAAAGCATTTAGAAGAAAAACCCTTTGAGCGCAGTGTATACAAGAAAAGAACCAGATGTTCATCGTATCTTTGTCGTCATAGAAAGCGGCGCACTAAGCACAGTCCAAAGGATTCAGGTATGTTGAACAAGACTGAAGGAAGATTCAAGAAAACTAAAGGAGAATCATTAAGACTGAAAGACAGAGAATGTCATCAGTGCTATGTGTGTAAAGAAAAAGGTATGACTTCCAGGAATTATTCTGGCCCTGCAGAAATTTGTCAAAAGGAAAAATCATACAAATGTCACCTTTGTGGAAAGAAATTACAAGGTTTTACACGACTAAGAAGTCATTTAAGGATACATACAGATGAGAAGCCTTATAAATGTTCACTGTGTGCCAAAGCATTCACTGAGTACTCTGGTCTTCAGAAACACAAAAAGGCGCTTTCttgtgaaaacccataccaaCGCAAAGTGTGTGAGCAAAGCTTAAAACTGCATACGCAAAGCCACAAGAGTGATCCCAGTTCTCGTCCAAATAAAGGTCAACGCAAGAAGTCTAGTAGAATGTTTCACTCCAATGCTTATGAGAACAGTTTTGTTAAGCGTAAAGATGTGAAGTTTAAATGCAGTGTTTGCAATAAAATGTTTGTGTGCTCATCGCACTTGAAGAGACATATAATGAAACATTCTGACGCTAAACCATATGTCTGCAAATTatgtaataaaagatttaaatTGAAGGGGTGGCTAATTCGGCATTGTAAGTTTGTACACAAGAAAAGGTATGAAAACTCAGTCCGCATGGAATATGCTTGTGAGCACTGTGGAAAAGTTTTATCATATGATGATGCAGTTATTCACAAGAAATGTATAAGGTGCAGGAAATGTGGGGAAACGTTTTATTGCAGCCACATGTTTTATTGTCACACAGTTATATCCTGTCGAAATGAATTCCATTTGGAAGCAGCGGTTAGCAAGGATATTGAGAGTTCCAACACTTCTTTTAAGGCAAGGCACATGAAGAAGGATTTGGATGAATTTGAGGAAAGCTTGAACGGTGGCTCTTATGTTCTTCCATACAAATTTCAGAATCCTGTAGATGTTTTACAGAACTACATCATCTCAAACTCTTCATTGGATTTTAATGGTTCTCAAGTTTATATTGATACAGTTCCTAGTGTACGTAATTCTAGGGATTTTAATGACATGACATGCCACGATATAGGGGACTTTAACTGGCAGAATAAAACTGTTACGTCTGGTAAAAGTGACCTGGAATTAAGAAAAGGATGTATCTGGGACACTGTCTATATCACACCAGAAACTGTGTGTGCATGCATCGAGTGCAATGTTTGTGGTGAGACCTTTGACAATGAGACAGCATATACCTACCATAACATGCAGCATTTTCTTGCGCACAAAGGTCATCAGTGCCTCTTATGTGGCAACATAATTGCAGATATGATGAACTTTATAGATCATGCAACAAGCCACATAACCAGTGGTTAG